The region ATGTTCGAACTGCTGACGCCGAGCGAGCGCCGCGCCGCCGCGCGCGTGCTGTCGCGCCTGACCTCGGCCTTCGAAGGGAGTTGATGATGGGGTCGAGTCTGCCCAAGGACCTGCGTCCGATCGCGATCGTCGTCGTGATCGGGGCGATCATGTCGATCCTGGACGCGACGATCGTCAACGTCGCGCTGCAGACGCTGCGCTCCGACCTGGACGTGTCGCTGGCGACGATCCAGTGGGTGTCGACGGGGTACCTGCTGGCGCTGTCGGCGGTGATCCCGCTGACGGGGTGGATGGCCGAGCGCTTCGGGCCGCGGCGCGTGTGGATGGGCGCGGTCGGGTCGTTCGTCCTGACCAGCGCGCTGTGCGGGGCGGCGTGGAGCGCCGACTCGCTGATCGCGTTCCGGGTCCTGCAGGGGCTGGCCGGCGGGATGATCATGCCGATCGGGATGATCACGCTGGCGCAGGCCGCGGGGCCGAAGCGGATGGGGCGCGTGATGAGCGTCGTCGGCGTGCCGATGCTGCTGGGGCCGGTCGTCGGGCCGGTGCTCGGCGGGTTGTTGATCGACAACCTGTCGTGGCGGTGGATCTTCTACGTCAACGTGCCGGTCGGCTTCGTCGGCCTGATCTTGGCCTACAAGTTGCTTCCGGTGGGTCGCGCGGTCGGGCGCGACCTGGGTGAGGGCGTGACGACGCCGCCGCTGGACAAGCTGGGGTTGTTGCTCTTGTCGCCGGGCGTGGCGGCGGTGGTGTTCGGGCTGAGCGAGGTCGGGACGCACCGGACGCTGACGGCGACATCGGCCTGGGTCCCGATCGTGGTCGGGGTCGCGATGGTGACGACGTTCGTCGTGCGCGCGCTGCGGATCGAGCACCCGCTGGTGCAGGTCCGGCTGTTCCGCGGGCGCGGGTTCAGCGCCGCGGCCGCGACGACGACGCTGATCGGTGGCGCGCTGTTCGGCTCGATGATCCTGCTGCCCTTGTACTACCAGGTGGTCCGAGGGCAGTCGCCGCTGCACGCCGGGTTGTTGATGGCGCCGCAGGGGCTGGGCGCGGCGCTGGGGATGAACGTCGCGGGGCGGCTGACCGACAGGATCGGCGCGGGGCGTGTGGTCCCGGTCGGGCTGTTGTTGTTGGCCTTGGGCACGTTGCCGTATGCCTTCATCGGTGGCGACACGGCGTACGGGGTGTTGTTGGTGGGGTTGTTCATCCGCGGGCTGGGGTTGGGCGGCACGATGATGCCGGCGATGGCCGCGGCGTATGCCACATTGGACGGTCCGGCCGACGTGCCGCGGGCGACGCCGATGTTGAACGTGTTGCAGCGGGTGGGCGGTTCGCTGGGTGTGGCAGTGCTGACGGTGGTGCTGGAGAACTCGCTGCAGTCCCACGTCGCCGCGGCGACCGGCGGGCGGCCGTTGCCGGGCGGGTCGGACGGCGCGGTCGGCGGGACGCTTCCGGACGCGGTCCGCGAGCGCCTGGTCGACCCGCTGGGCGCGGCGTTCGCCAACGCCTACGTGTGGTCGCTCGTGGGGATCCTGGTCGCCTTGATCCCGGCGCTGGTGCTGATGCGCGAGGAGCGGCGGGCGAAGCGCGCCGAGGCCGAGGCCGAGGCGGGGTCCGACGCTCCGCCGCCGCCCGCGCGGGTGCCGGCCGCGGCCTAGGCGGCTGCCGCGTACGGGACTTCGTGGGCGGCGACGACCGCCGCGACGACGCGCGGGTCGAACTGCGTGCCCGCGCAGCGGTCCAGCTCGGCGAGGGCGACGCTCAGCGGGCGCGCCCTGCGGTACGGGCGGTCGGAGGTCATGGCGTGAAGGGCGTCGCAGACGGCGACGATCCGGGCGGCGAGCGGGATCGCGTCGCCGCTGAGGCGGTCCGGGTAGCCGGCGCCGTCGTGGCGCTCGTGGACGGCGCGGACGAGCGGGGCGATGTCGTGCAGCAGCGGGATCCGCTGGAGGATCGCGGCGCCGATCGCGGAGTGCTCCTTGATCTCCTCGAACTCCGCGGGCGTGAGGCGTCCCGGTTTGGTCAAAATTTCGGAACGAACTCCGATCTTGCCGATGTCGTGGAGGAGCGCGGTGTAGCGCAGCGCGCGCAGCTCGGTGCCGGTGAGGCCGAGCGCGCGGCCGGCGTCGAGCGCGAGGTCGGCGACGACGTCGGCGTGGTCGGCCGTGTAGGCGTCTTTCGTCTCCAGGACGTCGGCGAGGATCCCGAGTGTGCTCGCGAACGAGTCCTGCAGCTCCTGGGTCAGGCGCGCGCGGTGCAGGGCGGCGCCGACTTGGGCGGCGACGGCGTCAGCGAGGAGGAGGTCGTCGTCGCCGAAGGCGTGGGTGGCGATCTGCTCCAGGTTCAGGACGCCCCAGATCGCGCCGTCGACGTGGATGGGGAGGCTGAGCTCGGAGCCCGGGTCGTGGCGCGGGTCGCGGCGGAGGTAGTCCGGGTCGCGAGCGGTGTCCGGGATCACCGCGGGCTCGCCGGTCCGGGCGACGCGCCCGTTGATCCCTTCATGTACAGGTTGCTCGTAGGCCAGGAAGTCCGGCTCGTCGGCGAGCGGCCCGGCGGCGGCGACGACCCGCAGCGTGGCGTCGTGGGCGTCCAGGCGTTGGACGACCGCGAGGAAGAACCCGAACGCGCTGTGCAGCTCGTCGACCGCGGTCTGCGCGATCGCGCCCGCGTCATCGAGCGGCGCCAACTTGGTCGCCAGCCGAGCCGCGACCGCCAGCCGCGACCGCTCCTTCACCATCGAGATCCCCATGCCATCCCGGAACTTCGGCACTCCGCCGCGCCACCTGTTGGGCCCAACGGTCCAAATCGACCTGCCACGTTGTCGAGCCTCCACCACGCACACATCGCCCACCTCACCTACAATCCGCCTCCACCTCGCCGACGTAGCTCAGCTGGTAGAGCACTTCACTCGTAATGAAGGGGTCCCCGGTTCGAATCCGGGCGTCGGCTTGCCAGGGAGTCGCTGCAAATGCGCTGAATTCGCACCCGCAGGATGGTGCCGCGCAACCCGCTGACTCCAGGTTGTTGGGGCAGAATGGGGTCCCAGAGAGTCCCTTCGAGGTGTGTCTTGGCTGCTCGCGTCTGCGATTGGCCGAGGGTGTTCCGCTTGCTTGCGCGACTGAAGAGGCGATGACACAGCTCGAACTGCCCTTCGACGATGAGCCGTCGCCAGAGGCCTCATCGCCGGGATACCTCACGATCGCCGAGGCCGCCGAGCGGGTCCGCTGCCATGAGCGGACGATCCGCCGGGCGATCGACCGCGGCGCGTTGCGCGCCGGACGCGTCCGCGGGGCGAATGCCGCCCGCGGCGCGTTCCGGATACGGCCGGCGGACCTGGACCGCTGGCTGTTCTCGGACGATGATGAGGAGGCGCCATGACCCTTCGCCTCCGACTCGCGCAAGCCG is a window of Conexibacter woesei Iso977N DNA encoding:
- a CDS encoding HD-GYP domain-containing protein, whose amino-acid sequence is MGISMVKERSRLAVAARLATKLAPLDDAGAIAQTAVDELHSAFGFFLAVVQRLDAHDATLRVVAAAGPLADEPDFLAYEQPVHEGINGRVARTGEPAVIPDTARDPDYLRRDPRHDPGSELSLPIHVDGAIWGVLNLEQIATHAFGDDDLLLADAVAAQVGAALHRARLTQELQDSFASTLGILADVLETKDAYTADHADVVADLALDAGRALGLTGTELRALRYTALLHDIGKIGVRSEILTKPGRLTPAEFEEIKEHSAIGAAILQRIPLLHDIAPLVRAVHERHDGAGYPDRLSGDAIPLAARIVAVCDALHAMTSDRPYRRARPLSVALAELDRCAGTQFDPRVVAAVVAAHEVPYAAAA
- a CDS encoding DHA2 family efflux MFS transporter permease subunit; this translates as MGSSLPKDLRPIAIVVVIGAIMSILDATIVNVALQTLRSDLDVSLATIQWVSTGYLLALSAVIPLTGWMAERFGPRRVWMGAVGSFVLTSALCGAAWSADSLIAFRVLQGLAGGMIMPIGMITLAQAAGPKRMGRVMSVVGVPMLLGPVVGPVLGGLLIDNLSWRWIFYVNVPVGFVGLILAYKLLPVGRAVGRDLGEGVTTPPLDKLGLLLLSPGVAAVVFGLSEVGTHRTLTATSAWVPIVVGVAMVTTFVVRALRIEHPLVQVRLFRGRGFSAAAATTTLIGGALFGSMILLPLYYQVVRGQSPLHAGLLMAPQGLGAALGMNVAGRLTDRIGAGRVVPVGLLLLALGTLPYAFIGGDTAYGVLLVGLFIRGLGLGGTMMPAMAAAYATLDGPADVPRATPMLNVLQRVGGSLGVAVLTVVLENSLQSHVAAATGGRPLPGGSDGAVGGTLPDAVRERLVDPLGAAFANAYVWSLVGILVALIPALVLMREERRAKRAEAEAEAGSDAPPPPARVPAAA
- a CDS encoding helix-turn-helix domain-containing protein, which translates into the protein MTQLELPFDDEPSPEASSPGYLTIAEAAERVRCHERTIRRAIDRGALRAGRVRGANAARGAFRIRPADLDRWLFSDDDEEAP